A stretch of the Balneola vulgaris DSM 17893 genome encodes the following:
- a CDS encoding LacI family DNA-binding transcriptional regulator: MNKKITIYEVANQAGVAISTVSRVLNKSPNVSQETRDKVDDAIKSLKFRPQANARKLARKEPQMLAIAVPSFTTPYFNEVLKGVKDELMKMDLDIIIYNTGSRNPEDAVPSFFDRGTADALIILSIEVTTDIHELVQATQTPVVLVNSHHPAYNYFMMNDYHGGFIAGEHLVKKGFKKIGMIRAFTKNRAAIAREKGFKDALQSNGIEIEDRFFITGKSSKHGGLTEEAGFEAIHLLHNQGEMPEALFCSNDTQALGAIHALNGLGLSVPDDIALMGYDNIKLSKYLDLTTVDQQMHTIGVKATQRLGEIIKNPAQKALQQTIDPVLIERGSTNKI; the protein is encoded by the coding sequence ATGAATAAAAAAATTACGATTTATGAAGTAGCCAATCAGGCTGGAGTGGCTATTTCTACGGTGTCGCGTGTTTTAAATAAATCGCCGAATGTTTCTCAGGAAACCAGAGATAAAGTAGATGATGCGATCAAGTCACTGAAATTTCGACCCCAAGCGAATGCGAGGAAGCTAGCTCGAAAAGAACCTCAGATGCTAGCTATTGCTGTTCCATCATTCACAACCCCTTACTTCAACGAGGTATTGAAGGGAGTGAAGGATGAACTCATGAAAATGGATTTAGATATCATCATCTACAATACAGGCTCACGTAATCCTGAAGATGCCGTGCCTTCATTTTTTGATCGCGGAACCGCCGATGCACTGATTATTCTTTCGATTGAAGTAACGACGGATATCCATGAATTGGTTCAAGCTACCCAAACCCCAGTAGTTCTCGTTAATTCTCATCATCCGGCCTACAACTACTTTATGATGAACGATTATCATGGTGGTTTTATAGCGGGCGAGCATCTGGTTAAAAAAGGCTTCAAGAAAATAGGAATGATTCGAGCATTCACTAAAAACCGTGCAGCAATAGCTCGTGAAAAAGGTTTTAAAGATGCCCTACAATCGAATGGAATTGAAATAGAGGATCGTTTTTTTATAACTGGTAAATCCTCAAAACACGGTGGCTTAACTGAAGAAGCGGGCTTTGAAGCCATTCATTTATTGCACAATCAAGGCGAAATGCCGGAAGCCTTATTCTGTTCAAACGATACCCAAGCACTTGGAGCTATTCATGCCCTCAATGGACTGGGATTATCAGTACCAGACGATATCGCATTAATGGGCTACGATAATATTAAGTTATCGAAGTATCTTGATCTTACCACGGTAGATCAGCAGATGCATACTATAGGTGTTAAAGCCACGCAGCGTTTGGGTGAAATCATTAAAAACCCTGCTCAAAAAGCACTTCAACAAACTATCGACCCTGTTCTTATTGAACGCGGTTCAACCAACAAAATTTAA